A DNA window from Hordeum vulgare subsp. vulgare chromosome 1H, MorexV3_pseudomolecules_assembly, whole genome shotgun sequence contains the following coding sequences:
- the LOC123441369 gene encoding squamosa promoter-binding-like protein 9, with the protein MDASDSGGGGAAADAGEPVWDWDNLLDFAIPDDDSLLLPWDDPLGIEGDPTTETALLPAPPPPQPVEPAPAPPSPSVEAGASRRGVRKRDPRLVCPNYLAGIVPCACPELDEMAAAAEVEEVAAEVLAGPRKKPKAASRGSSGAVVKTGGGGSGSGVAARGGAAEMRCQVPGCEADIRELKGYHKRHRVCLRCAHASAVMLDGVQKRYCQQCGKFHILLDFDEDKRSCRRKLERHNKRRRRKPDSKGSLEKEIDEQLDLSADGSGGGELREENIDGVARDMLETVLSNKVLDRATPVGSEDAVSSPTCTQLSLQNDQSKSIVTFAASDEAAKQENAKLTNSPVHDSKSAYSSSCPTGRISFKLYDWNPAEFPRRLRNQIFEWLSSMPVELEGYIRPGCTILTVFIAMPQHMWDKLSEDTANLVRNLVNAPSSLLLDKGAFFVHVNNTIFQVFKDGATLMSTRLEVQAPRIHCVHPTWFEAGKPIELLLCGSSLDQPKFRSLLSFDGEYLKHDCCRLTSYETFGRVKSGDPTFDSQQEVFRINITQKKLDTHGPGFVEVENVFGLSNFVPILFGSKQLCFELERIQDALCGSSKYKSANGELPGVTSNPCELWELQQTAMSGFLIEIGWLLKKPSPDEFKNLLSKTNIKRWICVLKFLIQNNFINVLEMILMSSDNIIGSEVLSNLEKGRLEHHVTAFLGYIRHARNIVDNRAKHNEETQLGTRWCGGSASDQPSLGTSVSLGKENVAASDESCFPSTNECEEEESVPLVTNEAVSHRQCCQPEMNARCLSPALVAPFPGGAMRMRLITTVAVAAVLCFTACVAVFHPDRVGVLAAPVKRYLFSDCPPWNHSGC; encoded by the exons ATGGACGCCTCCGACTCCGGCGGGGGCGGCGCGGCGGCCGATGCGGGGGAACCCGTCTGGGACTGGGACAACCTCCTCGACTTCGCCATCCCGGATGACGATTCCCTGCTCCTCCCGTGGGATGACCCACTCGGGATCGAGGGCGATCCCACCACCGAGACGGCGCTGCTCCCTGCCCCGCCTCCGCCGCAGCCAGTGGAGCCGGCGCCTGCGCCACCGTCTCCATCTGTTGAGGCCGGGGCAAGCAGACGCGGCGTCAGAAAGCGCGACCCGCGGCTGGTGTGCCCTAACTACCTCGCGGGGATTGTGCCCTGTGCGTGCCCCGAGTTGGATGAGATGGCGGCCGCCGCGGAGGTCGAGGAGGTTGCCGCGGAGGTGCTTGCCGGTCCGAGGAAGAAGCCCAAGGCCGCCAGCCGGGGTAGCAGCGGGGCGGTAGTCAAAACTGGTGGTGGTGGCAGTGGCAGTGGAGTGGCTGCCCGTGGGGGAGCAGCAGAAATGAGGTGCCAAGTGCCGGGCTGTGAGGCGGATATACGGGAGCTGAAAGGGTACCACAAGCGGCACCGGGTGTGTCTGCGTTGCGCGCACGCGTCTGCCGTCATGCTCGATGGCGTCCAGAAGCGCTACTGCCAGCAGTGCGGCAA ATTCCATATATTATTAGATTTTGATGAAGACAAAAGGAGTTGTAGAAGAAAGCTGGAgaggcacaacaaaagaagaagaaggaaacctGATTCGAAGGGCTCATTGGAGAAAGAGATAGATGAACAATTGGATTTGTCAGCTGATGGTAGCGGTGGCGGTGAACTAAGAGAAG AGAATATAGATGGCGTCGCCCGTGACATGCTTGagactgttcttagcaacaaagttTTAGACAGAGCAACACCGGTGGGATCTGAAGATGCCGTTAGTTCTCCAACTTGTACACAACTCAGCTTGCAAAATGACCAAAGTAAAAGCATAGTGACTTTTGCAGCTTCTGATGAAGCTGCAAAACAGGAAAATGCGAAACTTACcaattccccagtgcatgacagcaAGAGTGCTTATTCATCCTCA TGCCCCACAGGACGCATTTCGTTCAAGTTGTACGACTGGAATCCCGCGGAGTTTCCTCGGCGTCTACGTAACCAA ATATTTGAGTGGTTGTCTAGCATGCCTGTTGAATTGGAGGGCTACATTCGTCCTGGCTGCACAATTTTAACTGTATTTATTGCAATGCCACAACATATGTGGGACAAG TTATCAGAAGATACAGCAAATCTTGTCAGGAACTTGGTAAATGCTCCGAGCAGTCTTCTATTGGATAAAGGGGCCTTTTTTGTTCATGTCAATAACACAATATTTCAAGTATTCAAAG ATGGAGCAACATTGATGAGTACCAGATTAGAGGTACAAGCCCCAAGGATCCATTGTGTTCATCCAACATGGTTTGAAGCAGGAAAGCCTATTGAACTCCTCCTTTGTGGAAGTTCTCTTGATCAGCCTAAATTCAG ATCACTTCTTTCGTTTGATGGAGAGTACTTGAAGCATGATTGTTGCCGTCTAACGTCTTATGAAACCTTTGGTCGCGTGAAAAGTGGTGATCCTACATTTGATTCTCAACAGGAAGTTTTCCGGATAAACATCACTCAAAAAAAGCTGGATACTCATGGACCTGGTTTTGTAGAA GTGGAAAACGTGTTTGGGCTATCAAATTTTGTCCCTATCCTTTTCGGTAGCAAACAGTTATGTTTTGAACTAGAGAGGATACAAGATGCTCTTTGTGGTTCTTCCAAGTACAAGAGTGCAAATGGAGAGTTACCTGGTGTTACTTCTAACCCTTGCGAGCTTTGGGAACTTCAACAAACTGCAATGTCGGGATTTCTGATAGAGATTGGGTGGTTATTAAAGAAGCCCTCTCCAGATGAATTTAAAAATTTACTAAGTAAAACAAATATCAAGAGATGGATATGTGTGTTGAAGTTCTTGATACAGAACAATTTTATTAATGTTCTTGAAATGATTTTGATGTCATCGGACAACATCATAGGCTCTGAGGTTCTTTCTAACCTAGAAAAGGGGCGATTGGAACATCATGTCACAGCATTCCTTGGATATATAAGACATGCTCGAAACATTGTTGATAATAGAGCTAAACACAACGAGGAAACACAGCTTGGAACAAGGTGGTGTGGTGGTAGTGCTTCAGATCAGCCAAGCTTGGGCACTTCTGTGTCACTTGGTAAAGAA AATGTTGCTGCCAGCGATGAATCTTGTTTTCCCTCGACCAATGAGTGTGAAGAGGAAGAAAGTGTGCCGCTTGTGACTAATGAAGCTGTGTCACACAGGCAGTGCTGCCAGCCTGAGATGAATGCAAGATGTCTTAGTCCCGCCTTGGTTGCTCCTTTTCCAGGTGGTGCTATGAGAATGCGACTCATCACGACTGTGGCAGTGGCTGCTGTATTGTGTTTCACGGCCTGTGTTGCCGTGTTCCACCCAGATAGAGTAGGGGTGCTTGCAGCTCCAGTAAAGAGGTACTTGTTTAGCGACTGCCCACCATGGAACCATAGTGGATGTTAG